The proteins below come from a single Chelmon rostratus isolate fCheRos1 chromosome 10, fCheRos1.pri, whole genome shotgun sequence genomic window:
- the mfn2 gene encoding mitofusin-2 codes for MSLVFPRSNTNAVHGKKDKRLMAEVNASPLKHFVTAKKKINGIFEQLGAYIKESTSFLEDTYKNDELDPVTTEEQVQEVRGYLTKVAGIGEVLARRHMKVVFFGRTSNGKSSVINAMLCDKVLPSGIGHTTNCFLRVEGTDGNEAFLLTEGSEERKSIKTVNQLAHALHQDQDLDAGSLVCVMWPKAKCALLRDDLVLVDSPGIDVTTELDSWIDKFCLDADVFVLVANSESTLMQTEKSFFHKVNERLSSPNIFILNNRWDASASEPEYMEEVRRQHMDRCTNFLVDELGVVDRAQASDRIFFVSAKEALQARVQKAQGMPEAGGALAEGFQARMFEFQNFERRFEECISQSAVKTKFEQHTVRAKQISEALRHIMDSVHIAAQEQRVYCLETKEDRQDRLEFIDKQLDLLTIDCKAKIKKITEEVERQVSNAMAEEIRKLHVLVDDFHMDFHPSPVVLKVYKNGLHRHIEEGLGKNMSERCSTSITSALQATQTDMIEGLKPLLPSPVREQVDKLVPRQCFSLSYDLACDKLCSDFQEDISFHFSLGWTMLVNRFLGPKNTRRALMGYNDQVPRPMALTPVSTSMPPFPQSSMTQEELMVSMVTGLASLTSRTSMGVLVVGGVIWKAVGWRLIALSFGLYGLLYVYERLTWTTKAKERAFKRQFVDYASEKLQLIVSYTGSNCSHQVQQELAGVFAQLCQQVDVTRQNLEEEITDMNSKIELLDGLQSKAKLLRNKAGWLDSELNMFTQQYLHHSK; via the exons ATGTCTCTGGTTTTCCCACGATCAAACACCAACGCAGTCCACGGCAAGAAGGATAAGAGACTGATGGCGGAAGTGAATGCATCGCCACTCAAGCATTTTGTCACAGCAAAGAAGAAGATCAATGGGATCTTTGAACAGTTGGGGGCCTACATCAAGGAGAGCACTTCTTTTCTCGAAG ATACTTACAAAAATGATGAGCTGGACCCGGTCACCACAGAGGAGCAGGTCCAGGAGGTCCGGGGTTACCTAACCAAGGTGGCAGGAATTGGAGAAGTACTTGCCCGCAGGCATATGAAGGTGGTCTTCTTTGGGAG GACGAGTAATGGGAAGAGCTCAGTGATCAATGCTATGCTGTGTGACAAGGTGCTGCCATCTGGAATAGGGCACACCACCAACTGCTTCCTAAGAGTGGAAGGCACTGATGGCAATGAGGCCTTCCTCCTCACTGAAGGCTccgaggagaggaagagcataAAG acagtAAACCAGCTGGCCCATGCTCTCCACCAGGATCAAGACCTGGACGCTGGTAGTTTGGTCTGTGTCATGTGGCCGAAAGCCAAGTGTGCTCTGCTCAGGGATGATCTGGTGTTAGTGGACAG CCCAGGCATCGATGTCACCACAGAACTGGACAGCTGGATCGACAAGTTCTGCCTGGATGCTGATGTCTTTGTTCTGGTCGCAAACTCCGAGTCCACACTGATGCAGACG GAAAAGTCCTTCTTTCACAAGGTCAATGAGCGGCTCTCCAGTCCCAACATTTTCATCCTCAACAACCGCTGGGACGCCTCAGCCTCAGAACCTGAATACATGGAGGAG GTCCGCAGGCAGCATATGGACCGATGCACCAATTTCCTGGTGGACGAGCTGGGCGTGGTAGACCGGGCCCAGGCCAGTGACCGCATCTTCTTCGTCTCTGCCAAGGAAGCACTCCAGGCTCGTGTGCAGAAAGCTCAAGGAATGCCTGAAGCAG GTGGAGCTCTTGCAGAGGGTTTTCAAGCCAGAATGTTTGAGTTCCAAAACTTTGAGAGGCGATTCGAG GAGTGTATCTCACAGTCAGCGGTGAAGACCAAGTTTGAGCAGCATACAGTGAGGGCCAAACAGATCTCTGAAGCCCTGCGCCACATTATGGATTCTGTCCACATCGCTGCACAAGAGCAGAG gGTCTACTGCCTTGAGACCAAAGAGGACCGTCAGGACCGATTGGAGTTCATAGACAAGCAGTTGGACCTGTTGACAATAGACTGTAAGGCCAAGATCAAGAAGATTactgaggaggtggagagacag GTGTCTAATGCCATGGCAGAGGAGATCAGGAAGCTCCATGTGCTGGTGGATGACTTCCACATGGATTTCCACCCATCACCAGTGGTTCTCAAGGTCTACAAGAAT GGTCTCCACCGGCACATAGAGGAGGGTCTGGGAAAGAACATGTCAGAGAGAtgctccacctccatcaccagTGCCCTGCAGGCCACGCAAACTGACATGATAG agGGTCTCAAGCCTCTGCTGCCCAGTCCGGTCAGAGAGCAGGTGGACAAGCTGGTACCTCGTCAGTGCTTCAGCCTCAGTTATGACCTGGCCTGTGACAAGCTTTGCAGTGACTTTCAGGAGGACATCAGCTTCCACTTCTCTCTGGGCTGGACCATGCTAGTCAACCGCTTTCTGGGGCCCAAGAACACCCGGCGAGCCCTCATGGGTTATAATGACCAG GTCCCTCGTCCCATGGCCCTCACTCCAGTTAGCACCAGCATGCCTCCATTCCCGCAAAGTTCCATGACCCAGGAGGAGCTGATGGTGTCCATGGTGACTGGTCTTGCCTCACTTACCTCCCGTACTTCCATGGGTGTCCTTGTGGTTGGCGGCGTG ATCTGGAAGGCAGTGGGTTGGCGTCTGATTGCCTTATCATTTGGCCTCTACGGGCTCCTCTATGTCTACGAGCGGCTCACCTGGACCACAAAGGCCAAGGAGAGAGCCTTCAAGAGACAGTTTGTGGACTACGCCAGCGAGAAGCTGCAGCTCATTGTCAGCTACACTGGATCTAACTGCAGCCACCAAGTCCAGCA GGAGTTGGCCGGTGTGTTTGCTCAGCTCTGCCAGCAGGTAGACGTCACCCGGCAGAACCTCGAGGAAGAGATCACGGACATGAACAGCAAGATTGAGCTGCTGGATGGCCTGCAGAGCAAGGCTAAGCTGCTGCG GAACAAGGCGGGCTGGCTGGACAGCGAGCTCAACATGTTCACTCAGCAGTACCTTCATCACAGCAAGTAA